One genomic region from Phragmites australis chromosome 1, lpPhrAust1.1, whole genome shotgun sequence encodes:
- the LOC133884418 gene encoding uncharacterized protein LOC133884418 — translation MDMKISLSSRGLMTAINPPQEGDPPLQDQIKYGALYYIRHHLHPDLKSEYLMDENPHDLWNSLKERYEQQKAVILPDAQREWSNIRLQDFKSIGEYNHAVHKICSRLLFCDKAPTDAEKIEKTLSTMLPAHRVLQQQYRARNYQHYSELIHTLLQAEKHDELLLKNHHQRPTGTAPLPEVNSNVQNTKRFDSNKRRPKNFKGKNNHIKKQKFHRNNKGKSIFNNKDKSDICRKCGCYSHTTKKCHTPKHLVDLYLKSVGRSRPTQGKRFEAHFNLQSDTTRTTSCSQNVHPELNNDITLKEQEDLEGMDNMLVDFASNDLFGDFD, via the coding sequence ATGGacatgaagataagtctatcaTCCCGCGGACTTATGACGGCAATTAATCCCCCTCAAGAGGGAGATCCGCCACTccaagatcaaatcaagtatgggGCTTTATACTACATAAGGCACCATTTACATCCAGATTTAAAATCTGAATACTTGATGGATGAAAATCCACATGACCTATGGAACTCGCTCAAAGAGcgatatgaacagcaaaaggcaGTAATACTACCTGATGCACAACGCGAATGGTCCAATATTCGCCTTCAGGACTTTAAGTCCATTGGAGAATACAATCATGCTGTTCACAAAATCTGCTCAAGATTGCTTTTCtgtgacaaagctcccactgatgcggagaaaatagaaaaaactttgTCTACAATGCTTCCTGCCCATAGagtattgcaacaacaataccgTGCTAGAAACTATCAGCACTATTCTGAATTAATTCATACTTTACTTCAGgctgaaaagcatgatgaacttcttttaaagaatcatCACCAGCGCCCTACAGGCACTGCCCCTTTACCTGAAGTAAATTCAAATGTTCAGAATACAAAGAGGTTCGACAGCAACAAACGTCGTCCAAAGAACTTCAAAGGCAAGAACAACCACATAAAGAAGCAGAAATTCCATAGAAATAACAAGGGGAAGAGCATTTTCAATAACAAAGACAAATCTGATATTTGTCGTAAATGTGGTTGCTACAGCCACACAACTAAGAAATGCCACACCCCAAAACACTTGGTTGATCTTTACCTAAAGTCCGTTGGACGAAGCCGACCAACTCAAGGCaaaagatttgaagctcatttcaatcttcaatcTGACACCACCAGGACGACAAGTTGTTCCCAAAATGTTCATCCAGAACTGAACAACGACATCACTCTTAAAGAGCAAGAGGACCTTGAGGGCATGGACAATATGCTAGTGGATTTTGCTTCCAATGACTTATTTGGAGACTTCGATTAG
- the LOC133916715 gene encoding single-stranded DNA-binding protein, mitochondrial-like — translation MASSAASLLARRLLLARRLPSSPFRPFSTTTTTSSSSTSSPSFNGSDAEPQPEPEHDLPPADQDHQQAPNRPRPPNTTRPLENGLDPGIYKAIMVGKVGQEPMQKRLRSGRTVVLFSLGTGGIRNNRRPLDREEPQQYADRCSVQWHRVCVYPDRLGTLALNHVKTGSILYLEGNLETKVFSDPITGLVRRIREIAVRGNGRLLFLGNDCNAPKLGEVKGVGYF, via the exons ATGgcatcctccgccgcctccctcctcgctcgccgcctcctcctcgcccgccGCCTCCCATCGTCTCCCTTTCGTCCCTTCTCCACCActaccaccacctcctcctcctcgacctcttccCCCTCGTTTAACGGATCCGATGCGGAGCCCCAGCCCGAGCCCGAGCATGACCTGCCCCCCGCGGATCAGGATCACCAGCAGGCCCCGaaccgcccgcgcccgcccaaCACCACCCGCCCCCTCGAGAACGGCCTCGACCCCGGAATCTACAAG GCTATAATGGTGGGGAAGGTCGGGCAGGAGCCGATGCAGAAGCGGCTGCGGAGCGGGAGGACGGTCGTGCTCTTCTCGCTCGGCACCGGCGGCATCCGCAACAACCGCCGCCCGCTCGATCGCGAGGAGCCGCAGCAGTACGCCGACCGATGCTCCGTGCAGTGGCATCGCGTCTGCGTCTACCCGGACAGGCTCGGCACGCTCGCGCTCAATCACGTCAAGACCGG CTCTATCCTCTATTTGGAAGGGAATCTTGAAACGAAAGTGTTCTCTGATCCTATTACTGGGCTGGTTAGACGCATCAGAGAAATAGCTGTGCGTGGAAATG GTCGTCTCTTGTTTCTTGGTAATGACTGCAATGCTCCGAAGTTAGGTGAAGTCAAGGGCGTTGGCTACTTCTGA